The sequence below is a genomic window from Ferroacidibacillus organovorans.
ATGAGTGAGTATGAAAATCTCAGGCAACTTGCTAGTGGGAACAATCAGCCTAATTTAAACGCAGAAATGATCGCTAGTTATTCCGTACCTTTGCCGCCACTTGAATTACAGTATGAACTGGTTAAGCAAGCAATGGAGATGAGACAAAAGATAGAACATAGGAAACGAGAAGTTGATGAATTGAGGTTTCGAATCACATCTGAAATTGAAGCGGCCATTATGGGTGAAAACGATTTCTGCGCCATGTATTCCTCTTTATCCTCGGAGGTGTTTTGACCATGCCGCAGCCCAGTAAGACCATTAGACTCTATCTAATCGACGGCTCAACTTCGGGAATGATTCAGGCAGAATTATCGAACTGGACAGGAAAGGTATATCGCATCCCTAGACTTTTTGCTGCTCGCGCATCTGATCGTACGGATCTTCGCGGTGCGGGATCATATCTTCTGGTTGGCAAAGACGTTGCCGACCCCGCTAGGGATGTTCTGTACGTTGGGGAGACTGAGGGAATAGCGGAACGTCTGAGACAGCATTTAGATAAGAAAGAGTTTTGGCAAGAGGCATTTGCTATTGTGAGCAAGGATGAAAATCTCAACAAAGCTCATGTTAGATATATGGAGTATCGATTTGTTGAGATGGCGACGAAAGCAGCTAAAGTGTCAATTGATAATACTAAGATGCCAGTTAGACCAGCTATCTCAGAACCAGATGCAGCAGAAATGGAAGAATTTATTGGCAATGCTGCGCTGTTAATCAGTACACTTGGTTATAAAGGGCTGGATGAGATTATCACTGCCGAAACCTTAGAGAGCCCGGTATTTTTCATTCAGGCGACTCGCGGAGCAGACGCTAGGGGAGTCGTAACATCAGAGGGCTTTGTCGTATTTAAAGATTCTACAATGGCAAACAGTGAGGCGGCTTCCATACCATCTGGGATCGTCAAATTGCGAAAGAGTCTCATGGATCAGGGGATTGTACAGCAAGGGGCAAATGGTTACAGGTTTACCATAAATTATTTCTTTTCTAGTCCATCACAGGCGGCATCAGTCGTTTTAGGACGAAGTGCAAATGGCCGAACTGAATGGAAAACGTCAGCTGGAAAAGTGCTTAAAGCGTTTGAGGATAGCGACCACGGTAATTATTCTTCTTGAGGTTCGATTCCAAAACATTCTCTCGTTTAATCGGTAAACCCGTAAACCCGGTAAACGTAGAAATGTGGCAGGATGACGCGAATTCTTCAATAAATTTCTACCCGGTAAATCACCCGGTAACACCAGAGAATCAATTGTTCGCAGATGTGTTTACCGGGTTCCATGGGGTAGTTTGCCGGGTTATTGGATGCTTGAAAACCCCTTTTGTAGAATGGCCGGATCACCATTTACCGGGTTTTTCTATTTTTCTGGTAGTGTGGTTGGGATTATCCGTCGATTTGATCCGTAACCAGATTCACAATGATTTTCTTGCGTCCACCGGGGTCAGGCGTCAGCGTCACATGCCCGCGTTGATTCATTGTTTCGAGCAGGCGGCGCGTGTCATCCGCTGTCTTTAATCCCGCTACCTGAGCTTTAAGAATGTCCTGGTCGCTTGCTATGCCTCCTTTTCGTTGTAGCCATTGAGCTACCTGCATCATGCGACGTTCGCTGGGAGTATCTCGAAGATTAGCATATATCCTCCGCGCGTGAGATTTCAGGTACTTCATGAGTGCGCCTGTGCGCGCCATCGTTTCGGCATCAACATCAATCATATCCTCGATGTCGTTACAAACAACGCGCAGCATGTGCAGGATGAGGGCCAATCGAAGTGTGTAACTCTGTAATTTCGCCCAAGGTCCACGCAGATGATATAAGAAATCATCCGCGTTCTGTTCGGCATAATGGGCATCCAGCCAGTCATGCCACGAAGCGAGGCCATCCGTTGTAAAATTGACGATGCGCGGGCTACCATCCTCACACGACGTATATTCCATCAATGCCTGACAGGTCGTATCCCATGCCGTTCGCGATTCATTCGATAACTCTTCACTTGTGCGGCGCAGAGGGAGTGGATCGGGATAGACAAAAAGAAATCGATGTATGAACCCATCGCGTTCCGACATCTCGCCCCGCAAGTCCGTTAGTACGGCAGGTTGCATGCCACCCAGAAAACATACAAAGGGCTTGGGGATATGCAATTTCCGGTTCTTGCGGTTTAGCGTAATAGGGGACCCACTCCAGAGAGTTAATGCCCGCTGACGATCATTTCCCCGTCCGCCCTTGTACTGATTGAACGAAGTGATGAATCCTGCCGCCTCATCTTGATACAAGAGCACGCCACGCGGTCGAATTTCTAATAGATCGGCTAAAGCTTCTAGTGTTGTATCAGTCGTGAATGCCTGTTCCATCTCAGGCTGTGCCGGGCGCTTCCCTTCGTGATTCTGCTCCCATGCCGCTAGAGCTTTCTTGTAGTCCTCAAGTGCGCGTTTGTACTCATCTGCTCTCTTGTTTTGCCATTCGTGAATCGGATGCATAACTAATTCAAGAGGTGGCGTTTTACCGCTGCCGGGATCGCCAAGAATGATGGACCAGATGCGGGCAAATTCGATCCAGTCAGCTTTTGCGCGGATCGCGGCCGATGTGCCAATGCAGGAGCCCGCGACGGATAGCATGGATAGAGCCACGAAATCAGGTGGGCAGTTCAGAGACTTCGCCGCCTCGGTGATGAAACATCGCAGACGTTCAGGAAATACGTTTATCGGAAAAGGTTCGACGGGCATCTGCCGGAGCGGAACGGGCGGAATATCCGCTCGTCTGCTCCCTTGATTTCTCTGCCACTCCTGTTCCTCTGACAGACGTTTGGCTGTATCTCTACTCATGGCGGCCACATCCGCGACGATGGAGTTCCCGCAATTCACGCGAGCGGAAGACCCGTGATAATTCTCGCTCGAATAGTGGCGGGATGTTGGCCGCGTTCCAATGTCGAATTAGATCGCGGGCGGCATACACGTCGAGCCCTTCACGCGGCGGAGAGATTAGTAACCCGTATAATCGATAGGCAGCGTTGTTGCGCCCCTCTCCATCCCTCAGGCCTGCTTTTGCGATTCGCCTGAGTTCGTCCAGGTGATCCGGGTTGCTGACTGAAGCATTGTGGCCGTATGAGCCATCCGCTTCCAAGATTAGGCGTAAAAGCCATTTGGGACACTCTGCTACGGGTGTTGTCCATGGATCAAATAACCACTCGTACCGCGCACCTGACGGATGTACAGACGGCGGCAAGAGGACATAGCCGCTGCTCGTTTTCGTCTCCGCTTGGAATCGCTGGAGTTTGCGCTGAGGAATATGAATGCCTGTCGAACGAAAGCGCAAATGATACCCGCGCGGCGTCTTTGTCGTCGGTGTGATGGGCAACTGACCGATGGCGGTCAGCTTCCGCAGGGACTCGTCGCCGCCGTCCACATCGAGATAGAATTCATCGTCATCGGGTCGGTGCCCGATATTGGCGCACGGATGGCCCATCCACCAATTTCTGATTGTCACTTCGTCCGTCGTTGCGTCCAAATGCCCATGTCCGCCTGCTATGGCCGGGAGCTTACTACGTTCGGCTACCGGAAAAATTCGCAAACCAAGCGTACGTAAGGCTTGGACATGATCTAGCATGCCGTAGTTTTGTGCTACAATGATGTCAATAGATGTTTGAGGTACTGCCGCGCGGTCAGGCGCGGCCTTTCTGTCTGTCATTTGTTATTCCCCCTTCGTCCTGACGATTTTACAATCGTTGGTGAAGATGCTTGTCGTTTCCATCCGCCTGCATAGGTACGTCCGCCGGTTCGGATGAATTCAGTCAGCGCGACGCGTTCTATTCGCACGGCGCGACCAACCCGAACGCAAGGGATAAGTCCTTGCGCCGCTAAACTGTACACATGTTGCGGAGACACGCGCAGAATCTCGGCTGCCTCATGCGGTGTCAACATCAGTGGCGAATCCTGAGCCATTTCGATCATTTGTTTATCTCCTCTCTGTTTTTCTAAGATTAATAACAAACACTGTGGAATCTGTGGATAATGTGTATCATAGGGGCTCAACGATGGTGTATTTTGATTTGCTGGCGGATACTGGCGGAATTTTGTACTTCGGAGTTATACTGAGTGTACGTAAAGGCGTTGCTGGGTTCTGAATTCATACAATGGTGCATACTATGGAGGTGCTGCTAGATGAGTGTGGGGATGCTGAAGAACTTGGACCGAGTAAAGGTAGTTTTGAAAAACGGAGAAGATGGCTATATCCTTGCGGAGTGCCCATCTATTCCGGGGTGTCGCTCGCAAGGAAAGACGCGAGCAGAAGCCATCACGAATATTCGGGAAGCGGCGGAGTTATGTCTCGACGTTCGTAGGGGAGAGGGATGGCCACTCTTTGAAGAGCCTCACACGCCGATTGACCCGCGCGCAGATGTGATTGAACTGGAGTTATAGGAATGCCGCGATTGCCTGTTGTGTCAGGCTTGCAGATGATTCAGGCATTGGAACAGTTTGGATGGTCGAGACGGCGACAAAAGGGAAGCCATGTGATCCTGACCAAACAGGGGCACATGATGACTGTCGCTGTCCCACTTCATGACGAATTGGATAAGGGGACGCTCAAAGGGATTCTCCGCGACGCTGATATGAAAGTTGATGACTTGCTACGGTTGCTGAATGGCTGAAGATCGCTTTTTCCTTTTACGTCTCATCCTCTCCATCTCCCTAATTTCGTTCAACCACGCGGCGGCTTTCTCATGTTCTGGATGTTGCTTGCATATCGCGCGAAATGCCGATTTCCCTTTGCGGTTTTCATGAACTGAACAATATCTCCACTCTTCACCGCATTCTTTTGCTATGCGGTATTTGTCGTGGCCCTTTGTCAACGTTCCGTTACATCCGCTCGCCATGCAAGATACCTTTACTTTCAAGCCTTCGGTTTCCTCTTCAAACATACGATGCAATCGCCCGTGGAGGTCCATCAAAACTACAGAACATGGATAGGAACCCTCGACGCTAAGTGTATTATCGTAGATGCGAAAGTGACTCAATCCCGCTTCGTTGCGGGCAAGTGGTTCCGCATTCATGGCGGCGTGCATACAGGATTTTACCAAGGTCTTGAACAACCACTGGGTCATTGTCAAAGTTCCGGGCGGCTTGTCCGTGTAATCAATTTCGTTCGGACGCATGGATTGTAATGTCGTCGCAGCCTCGTGCCAGACGCGGAAGGCTTCGAAATAGTAAAGCCAGCGGGTTTGAAATCGCGAGCGCGTCAAGGTATTAGGATCGCGGTAGGGAGTAGGCTTTGCTATCTGCCCGGACAACGAATGTAGCAATAGATCGAAATTGGAAGTGGCTTTTGAGGAGATGGGGTCGAATGCAGGCGGAAAGGCCATCCATAGGGAATCGTGGTACTCTCTTACCTGCATGATGCTGATATGGGGTGCATAGATGCGGTCCCCATTCATGCCTGATAAAGGGACAAAGGGAATGAAGAACCCGTAATCTGCGACAAACGTAAGAAT
It includes:
- a CDS encoding restriction endonuclease subunit S: MSDHLWLYLMSEYENLRQLASGNNQPNLNAEMIASYSVPLPPLELQYELVKQAMEMRQKIEHRKREVDELRFRITSEIEAAIMGENDFCAMYSSLSSEVF
- a CDS encoding GIY-YIG nuclease family protein, giving the protein MPQPSKTIRLYLIDGSTSGMIQAELSNWTGKVYRIPRLFAARASDRTDLRGAGSYLLVGKDVADPARDVLYVGETEGIAERLRQHLDKKEFWQEAFAIVSKDENLNKAHVRYMEYRFVEMATKAAKVSIDNTKMPVRPAISEPDAAEMEEFIGNAALLISTLGYKGLDEIITAETLESPVFFIQATRGADARGVVTSEGFVVFKDSTMANSEAASIPSGIVKLRKSLMDQGIVQQGANGYRFTINYFFSSPSQAASVVLGRSANGRTEWKTSAGKVLKAFEDSDHGNYSS
- a CDS encoding YfjI family protein; protein product: MSRDTAKRLSEEQEWQRNQGSRRADIPPVPLRQMPVEPFPINVFPERLRCFITEAAKSLNCPPDFVALSMLSVAGSCIGTSAAIRAKADWIEFARIWSIILGDPGSGKTPPLELVMHPIHEWQNKRADEYKRALEDYKKALAAWEQNHEGKRPAQPEMEQAFTTDTTLEALADLLEIRPRGVLLYQDEAAGFITSFNQYKGGRGNDRQRALTLWSGSPITLNRKNRKLHIPKPFVCFLGGMQPAVLTDLRGEMSERDGFIHRFLFVYPDPLPLRRTSEELSNESRTAWDTTCQALMEYTSCEDGSPRIVNFTTDGLASWHDWLDAHYAEQNADDFLYHLRGPWAKLQSYTLRLALILHMLRVVCNDIEDMIDVDAETMARTGALMKYLKSHARRIYANLRDTPSERRMMQVAQWLQRKGGIASDQDILKAQVAGLKTADDTRRLLETMNQRGHVTLTPDPGGRKKIIVNLVTDQIDG
- a CDS encoding bifunctional DNA primase/polymerase is translated as MTDRKAAPDRAAVPQTSIDIIVAQNYGMLDHVQALRTLGLRIFPVAERSKLPAIAGGHGHLDATTDEVTIRNWWMGHPCANIGHRPDDDEFYLDVDGGDESLRKLTAIGQLPITPTTKTPRGYHLRFRSTGIHIPQRKLQRFQAETKTSSGYVLLPPSVHPSGARYEWLFDPWTTPVAECPKWLLRLILEADGSYGHNASVSNPDHLDELRRIAKAGLRDGEGRNNAAYRLYGLLISPPREGLDVYAARDLIRHWNAANIPPLFERELSRVFRSRELRELHRRGCGRHE
- a CDS encoding helix-turn-helix domain-containing protein, translated to MIEMAQDSPLMLTPHEAAEILRVSPQHVYSLAAQGLIPCVRVGRAVRIERVALTEFIRTGGRTYAGGWKRQASSPTIVKSSGRRGNNK
- a CDS encoding type II toxin-antitoxin system HicB family antitoxin — translated: MSVGMLKNLDRVKVVLKNGEDGYILAECPSIPGCRSQGKTRAEAITNIREAAELCLDVRRGEGWPLFEEPHTPIDPRADVIELEL
- a CDS encoding type II toxin-antitoxin system HicA family toxin, producing the protein MPRLPVVSGLQMIQALEQFGWSRRRQKGSHVILTKQGHMMTVAVPLHDELDKGTLKGILRDADMKVDDLLRLLNG